From Paenibacillus graminis, a single genomic window includes:
- a CDS encoding TIGR01440 family protein encodes MDHIMKQDSRVNPVSGNAAGDADQPAGAELSLTAATAAVVRELSEAGKLGPGKILVVGASTSEVAGVRIGTGGALEVAQQLLEGIVQVAEERGFHPVYQCCEHLNRSLVMERSLLDKLGLREVSAVPIPGAGGSMAAAAYRSMADPVLAETVEAHAGIDIGETLIGMHLRRVAVPFRPSLRYIGSARVNAAWSRPPLIGGERAVYRNPETSGSRTCD; translated from the coding sequence ATGGATCATATCATGAAACAGGACTCACGGGTGAATCCGGTATCCGGCAATGCAGCCGGGGATGCGGATCAACCGGCAGGAGCGGAGCTGTCTTTAACGGCTGCAACCGCTGCTGTGGTGCGCGAGCTGTCAGAAGCCGGGAAGCTGGGGCCCGGTAAGATTCTGGTTGTTGGGGCAAGTACAAGTGAGGTGGCCGGGGTCCGTATTGGCACCGGCGGCGCGCTTGAGGTGGCACAGCAGCTGTTGGAGGGAATTGTGCAAGTCGCGGAGGAACGGGGATTTCATCCGGTATACCAGTGCTGCGAGCACTTGAACCGTTCGCTGGTTATGGAACGCTCACTGCTGGATAAGCTGGGACTCAGGGAAGTGTCGGCGGTGCCGATACCGGGAGCCGGCGGTTCAATGGCTGCCGCTGCGTACCGCTCGATGGCTGATCCTGTGCTAGCCGAAACGGTGGAGGCACATGCCGGCATCGATATCGGCGAGACGCTGATCGGCATGCATTTGCGCCGGGTAGCCGTCCCTTTTCGGCCAAGCCTGCGCTACATTGGCTCCGCCCGGGTGAATGCGGCCTGGAGCCGACCTCCGCTCATCGGCGGGGAACGTGCGGTATACCGTAATCCGGAGACCAGCGGATCACGGACCTGCGACTAA
- the glyA gene encoding serine hydroxymethyltransferase has translation MMEQLRKSDPAVLEAMGLELSRQRANIELIASENIVSEAVMEAMGSVLTNKYAEGYPGKRYYGGCEDVDIVENLARDRAKQLFGADHANVQPHSGAQANMAVYLAALNPGDTVLGMNLAHGGHLTHGSPVNASGLLYNFVAYGVQEDTFLIDYDEVRKAAFKHRPKLIVAGASAYPRTIDFEALGSIANDVGALFMVDMAHIAGLVAAGLHPSPVPHAHFVTTTTHKTLRGPRGGMILCRQPWAAAIDKAVFPGSQGGPLMHVIASKAVSFGEALQPSFKTYAENVVKNAKVLAETLIGEGVNIVSGGTDNHLMLLDTRNLNITGKDAEKVLDSIGITVNKNAIPFDPTSPFVTSGIRIGTPAVTSRGMNEQAMVTIGRIIASVLKNPKDEGKLAEAAREVAALTEQYPIYPGLQY, from the coding sequence ATCATGGAACAATTGCGTAAGAGTGACCCGGCAGTACTGGAAGCGATGGGACTGGAGCTGAGCCGTCAGCGTGCTAACATTGAGCTTATTGCCTCGGAGAATATCGTCAGCGAAGCTGTAATGGAAGCGATGGGTTCTGTGCTCACGAACAAATATGCCGAAGGGTATCCCGGCAAACGGTATTATGGCGGTTGTGAAGATGTGGATATCGTGGAGAATCTGGCCCGTGACCGTGCCAAGCAGCTCTTCGGTGCCGATCATGCCAATGTGCAGCCGCATTCCGGTGCCCAGGCCAATATGGCGGTTTATCTTGCCGCGCTGAATCCCGGCGACACTGTCCTCGGGATGAACCTGGCACACGGCGGCCATCTGACGCACGGCAGCCCGGTGAATGCCTCCGGATTGCTGTATAATTTTGTGGCGTATGGCGTGCAGGAGGATACGTTCCTGATTGATTATGATGAAGTGCGCAAGGCAGCCTTCAAACACCGTCCAAAATTGATCGTAGCCGGAGCAAGCGCGTATCCACGAACGATTGATTTTGAAGCCCTCGGTTCGATTGCGAATGATGTAGGCGCCTTGTTCATGGTAGATATGGCACATATCGCCGGACTGGTCGCTGCAGGCCTTCATCCGAGCCCCGTGCCGCATGCACATTTTGTTACAACAACCACACACAAAACGCTGCGCGGCCCCCGCGGAGGCATGATTCTCTGCAGACAGCCTTGGGCGGCGGCGATTGACAAGGCCGTATTCCCCGGCTCCCAGGGCGGACCGTTAATGCACGTGATTGCTTCCAAAGCCGTTTCCTTTGGTGAAGCTCTTCAGCCTTCATTCAAAACCTATGCCGAAAATGTGGTGAAGAACGCCAAAGTGCTGGCAGAGACACTGATTGGTGAAGGGGTTAACATTGTATCCGGCGGTACGGACAACCATTTGATGCTGCTCGATACCCGTAACTTGAATATTACAGGCAAGGATGCGGAGAAGGTTCTTGATTCGATCGGTATTACAGTGAACAAGAACGCTATTCCGTTTGATCCAACCAGCCCGTTTGTAACAAGCGGTATCCGTATCGGTACACCTGCAGTCACTTCGCGAGGAATGAACGAGCAGGCGATGGTTACCATCGGCCGCATCATCGCCAGTGTATTGAAGAATCCTAAAGATGAAGGGAAACTCGCCGAGGCTGCCCGTGAAGTAGCCGCACTTACTGAGCAGTATCCGATTTATCCGGGTTTGCAATACTAA
- the upp gene encoding uracil phosphoribosyltransferase, whose product MGKLVICDHPLIQHKLTFIRDVRTNTKEFREHVDEVATLMAYEITRDIPLETITVQTPVAETQSKVISGRMLGLIPILRAGLGMLEGVLKLLPAAKVGHVGLFRDPETLQPVEYYIKLPTDVQERELIVIDPMLATGGSAIAAITSLKNRGCTQIKMMNLIAAPEGVAAVQAAHPDVDIYVAALDDHLNEHGYIVPGLGDAGDRLYGTK is encoded by the coding sequence ATGGGAAAATTGGTGATTTGCGATCATCCTTTGATTCAGCACAAATTAACATTTATTCGCGATGTGCGGACGAATACGAAAGAGTTCAGAGAGCATGTTGATGAAGTCGCTACACTTATGGCATATGAGATTACGCGGGACATCCCGCTGGAGACTATCACAGTGCAGACGCCGGTAGCAGAGACACAGAGCAAAGTGATCTCCGGAAGAATGCTGGGTCTGATTCCGATTCTGCGTGCAGGACTGGGGATGCTAGAAGGCGTGCTGAAGCTGCTTCCTGCAGCCAAGGTAGGGCATGTTGGATTGTTCCGTGATCCGGAAACTCTTCAGCCGGTCGAATATTATATCAAGCTTCCTACAGATGTCCAGGAACGCGAATTGATTGTGATTGACCCGATGCTGGCTACAGGCGGCTCTGCCATTGCCGCAATTACCTCGCTGAAGAACCGCGGATGCACCCAGATCAAGATGATGAACCTGATTGCCGCTCCGGAAGGTGTTGCTGCTGTACAAGCCGCCCACCCGGATGTAGATATCTATGTTGCTGCGCTGGATGATCATCTGAATGAGCACGGATATATCGTCCCTGGACTCGGGGATGCCGGTGACCGGTTGTATGGAACCAAATGA